The Planctomycetota bacterium sequence CCGACCTATGGAAATTTCCCGAAGACGGGAATCGCCATGAGATCATTCGAGGGGAATGGATCATGACGCCCCCTCCGAATGTCCCCCATCAGACCGTCGTGCTCAATATCCAGGTTCTCCTGGCCAATCACGTCCGTCCCCGCCGTCTCGGGAGGGTGCTGGGCGCCCCGGTCGCCGTCATCCTCTCCGAAAAGGACGCCGTCCAGCCGGATGTCCTTTTCGTCTCCCGGGAGCGCGCCGCACGCGTCCGCAAGGATGCCGTCCGCGGCGCCCCCGACCTCGTCGTCGAAGTTCTTTCCCCCTCGACGGCCGCCGTCGACCGCGGTCGGAAGCTCGCCCTCTATGACAAAGCGGGAGTCCGGGAGTACTGGATCGTCGACCCTGCCGACCGAACGGTCGAAATCCACCAGTTTCTTCCCACCCGCCGCCTGCGGGTCTTCCAGAAGGGGCAATCCTTCGAGCCGTCCGTTCTGCCGGGCTTGTCCGTGAAGGTTTCCGAGATCTTCGACTCGCTCCGTTGAAGATCCTGTACGTCTCCCAGTACTTCCCCCCGGAAATCGGCGCCCCTTCGGCCCGGGTGTTCGAACTCTCGCGGGAATGGGTCCGCCGCGGCCATTCGGTGACCGTACTGACGGCCTTCGCCCACCATCCCACGGGGATCAAGGCCGAACGCGACCGCGGCGTCCTCACACGCCGCGAACGCGTCGAAGGCATCGAGGTCGTTCGCACCTACGTTTACGCGGCGCCCAACCGGGGAACCGTCCGGCGCATGACGTCCTACGCCTCGTTCATGGCGTCCGCCGTTCTCATCGGAGGGTGCCGCATCCGCCGCCCGGATGTCGTCATCGGAACCTCGCCTCAGCTTCTCTGCGCCGTGGCCGCCCGCACGATCGCCGCCGCCTATGGCAGTCCGTTCGTTTTCGAAGTCCGAGACCTCTGGCCGGAATCGATCCTCGCCGTCGAAGCCATGCGGCAGAACCTGATCGTTCGCGCCCTTAAGGGCGTGGCCCGTGGACTTTACGGGCGCGCCGATCGAATCGTGACCGTCGGAGAAGGCTACCGGCGCCGGATTCACGATCTGTACGGCATCCCTCTGGACCGAATGGACGTCGTCCCCAACGGCGTCGACTTCGGACTCTTCCGGCCGGGCCCACGGGATAACGACATCCGCCGCGAGCTCGGCTGGGAGGGGAGATTCGTCGTGCTTTACCTCGGGACCCACGGCATGGCCCACGCGCTCGACAAGGTCCTCGAGGCGGCCCGACTTCTGCGCGCGGAGGCTCGAATCCTCTTCGCCTTCGTGGGGGACGGGGCGGAGAAGGAATCGCTCCGACGTCGCGCCGCGGAACTGGGGCTTCCCAACGTCCGCTTCATCGAGGCGCAACCGAAGTCCCGGGTCCCCCCCTTCTACGCCGCCTGCGACCTGGGACTCGTGACCCTCCGACGGGCCGAACTCTTCCAGGATGTGCTTCCTTCGAAGATCTTCGAATATCTGGCCATGGAGCGCCCGATCGTCCTGAGCGTCGGCGGCGAAGCGCGGGCTCTCGTGGAAGAAGCCGGGGCCGGCGAGTACGTCCCGCCGGAGAACCCGGAGGCGCTGGCGGACGCCGTGCGCCGCCTGGCCGCCGACCGCGACCGCCTGGAGCGGATGGGACGGCGGGGCCGGGACTACGTGCTGGCCCGCTTCGACCGCGCCCGGCTCGCGGAACGCTATCTCCAAATCCTGGAAGCGCTCACCGCCTGAGATACTTCCGTTCCAGAACCCTGATCAGCCGTTCCGCGGAGCGACCATCCCAAAGGGGAGGCGTGCGACGGGGAGGAACGTCCCCCGCCAGAATCCGCTCCACATGATCCAGGATCCGGCCCGGATCGGTACCGGCCAATCGATTCGTGCCGTGCGTGATCGTCACGGGACGTTCCGTGTTTTCCCGGAGCGTGAGGCACGGCACCCCGAGAACCGTGGTTTCCTCCTGCACTCCACCGGAATCCGTCAGAACGACCCGCGCTCGGGACTGAAGCTTGAGGAAGTCGAAATACCCGAGCGGCTCCGTCAGCACCAGTCCGTTCCGGCTTCGGGGTGCCGAAGATCCATGGCCCACGCGGTCTTTCCGGCTCCACAGTCCGATCCGCAGCCCGCTCTTCCACGTCCGGGGATGGATGGGAAACACCACGGACAACCGCCCGCTGAGCTTCCGCAACACGGCCACGAGATCCGAAAGCTTCTCCTCCGAGTCCACGTTGGACGGGCGGTGAAGCGTAACCAACGCATAGCTGCGGTCCCGGAGTCCGAGAGTCTTCAGAATGTTCGATCCGGCCGCCTTCTTTCGAAAGCGTCGGAGCGTGTCGATCATGAGATTTCCCACCCGGACGATCCGCTCCGGCGGGACTCCCTCGCGCCGGAGGTTTCGGTCGGCGTCCGCCGACGGTGTAAAACAGTAGTCCGAAACGGCGTCGGTCAGCCGCCGATTCACCTCCTCCGGCATCGAATCATCGAAACTGCGAAGCCCCGCTTCAATGTGACCGACGGGCAGGCCCATCTTGTGGGCCGTGAGGGCCGCGGCGAGCGTCGAATTGACGTCCCCCGCCACCAACACCAGCCGCGGTCGAAGCTTTCGCAAAACCGGCACCAGGCGGGTCATGATCCGGGCGATCTGCTCGGCGGCGTCGCCGGACCCCGCCCCCAGGTGGTACTCCGGGTCGGGAAGGGCAAGCTCGCGGAAAAAAGGGTCCGACATGGCCGCGTAGTGCTGACCGGTATGCACTAAGTGGAAGCGAAAACCCGGATGGCGCCGAAGAAGACGCGCGACGGGCGCCATCTTCATGAAGTTGGGACGGGCGCCGACGACGCCGACGATCGGGACCCGGCTCATGCCCCCCTGGCCCTCCGCTCCTTCTCAAACCACGCCTGGAACATGAGAACGCTCCACAGCGCGGAATGCCGGTCGGCCCTGCCCGAGATATGATCGAACCATATCCTCCGCACCCGCCGCGGATTCAAAAACCCCTCCCGGCACAACCGATCCGGATCCAGAAGATCCTCGGCCCACTCCCGAAGCGGGCCGCGAAGCCACTCCCCCATCGGAACCCCGAAACCCATCTTCGGCCGTTCCACAAGCTCCGGCGCAACATACCGGTAGAGGATCCGGCGGAGAAGCCATTTCGAGCGCCCCTCGCGGACCTTCAGAGACTCCGGAAGCGCCACGGCCCACTCGACCAGCCGATGATCCAGAAAAGGCGTCCGCACCTCGAGCGCCACCGCCATCGAGGCCCGGTCCACCTTGACGAGGATATCATCCGGAAGGTACGTCCGCAGGTCGATCCGCGTCATGATCTCCAGCGGCGACGCTCCGTCAGGCCCGCCCCCGAAAGCTTCCACCGCCGCCGGACGCGCCCCCGGAACGGCCTCCAAAGCCTCTTTCCATGGCGAGACCAGATCGTCGTAGAGCTCCTCGAAACGGCGGAACCTCAGGACCCCCGCCACGCGCTTCATCCGCAGCCGGCTGCCCCGCCGCGCGAGCCGCGGCGCCAGAGCCTCCAGAGCGCGACCCGCCCAGACGTCCAGATCCTCCGGCCACACCGCATCGACAAGCGTCGCCACGCCCCGGCGAACCAGGCGCGGAATCCGCCGGACCTTCCGCCAGAGAAATTCCGCCACCGCGTAGCGCGCGTATCCCCCGAAAAGCTCGTCCCCTCCGTCCCCCGACAGCGTCACGGTCACATGCCGCCGCGCCAGCTGCGAGACGAGAAACGTGGGAATCTGCGACGAGTCGGCGAACGGCTCGTCGTAGATCTCCGG is a genomic window containing:
- the wecB gene encoding UDP-N-acetylglucosamine 2-epimerase (non-hydrolyzing), which codes for MSRVPIVGVVGARPNFMKMAPVARLLRRHPGFRFHLVHTGQHYAAMSDPFFRELALPDPEYHLGAGSGDAAEQIARIMTRLVPVLRKLRPRLVLVAGDVNSTLAAALTAHKMGLPVGHIEAGLRSFDDSMPEEVNRRLTDAVSDYCFTPSADADRNLRREGVPPERIVRVGNLMIDTLRRFRKKAAGSNILKTLGLRDRSYALVTLHRPSNVDSEEKLSDLVAVLRKLSGRLSVVFPIHPRTWKSGLRIGLWSRKDRVGHGSSAPRSRNGLVLTEPLGYFDFLKLQSRARVVLTDSGGVQEETTVLGVPCLTLRENTERPVTITHGTNRLAGTDPGRILDHVERILAGDVPPRRTPPLWDGRSAERLIRVLERKYLRR
- a CDS encoding Uma2 family endonuclease, whose product is MSVAARKRYSSADLWKFPEDGNRHEIIRGEWIMTPPPNVPHQTVVLNIQVLLANHVRPRRLGRVLGAPVAVILSEKDAVQPDVLFVSRERAARVRKDAVRGAPDLVVEVLSPSTAAVDRGRKLALYDKAGVREYWIVDPADRTVEIHQFLPTRRLRVFQKGQSFEPSVLPGLSVKVSEIFDSLR
- a CDS encoding glycosyltransferase family 4 protein; the protein is MKILYVSQYFPPEIGAPSARVFELSREWVRRGHSVTVLTAFAHHPTGIKAERDRGVLTRRERVEGIEVVRTYVYAAPNRGTVRRMTSYASFMASAVLIGGCRIRRPDVVIGTSPQLLCAVAARTIAAAYGSPFVFEVRDLWPESILAVEAMRQNLIVRALKGVARGLYGRADRIVTVGEGYRRRIHDLYGIPLDRMDVVPNGVDFGLFRPGPRDNDIRRELGWEGRFVVLYLGTHGMAHALDKVLEAARLLRAEARILFAFVGDGAEKESLRRRAAELGLPNVRFIEAQPKSRVPPFYAACDLGLVTLRRAELFQDVLPSKIFEYLAMERPIVLSVGGEARALVEEAGAGEYVPPENPEALADAVRRLAADRDRLERMGRRGRDYVLARFDRARLAERYLQILEALTA